From one Microlunatus sp. Gsoil 973 genomic stretch:
- a CDS encoding anhydro-N-acetylmuramic acid kinase — MSIRIAGMMSGTSYDAVDVAVAEFTQDGVVLQCRPVGMVSAPLSPAMRSAIAALLPPNTTDIGAVCRLDTELGRLFGRAAAGAVGELGPVDLVVSHGQTVFHWVEDRAALGTLQLGSPAWIAEATGTPVLSDLRTRDIARGGQGAPLAAILDSMLVLSDRVRRGSLNLGGIANITVADPDLVAYDLGPASALMDLAVSRATGGAERMDTDGRRAERGEIDRDLLDRLLAEPYYRLPPPKSTGKELFDADYLDRMVAGRPIGLDDLVATLTELTAQLVARACRQHRLAELVVAGGGVANPTLMARIEALAGIPMRSIDEFGLPAQAKEAYLMTLVGYLSWHGLPGTLASATGASSVLGSITPGRDPLRLPETTHPMPERLVIIS; from the coding sequence ATGAGCATCCGGATCGCCGGAATGATGAGCGGCACCTCCTATGACGCCGTCGACGTCGCCGTCGCGGAATTCACCCAGGACGGGGTCGTCCTGCAGTGTCGCCCGGTCGGCATGGTGAGCGCGCCGCTCTCACCGGCGATGCGGTCCGCCATCGCCGCGCTGCTGCCGCCGAACACCACCGACATCGGCGCGGTCTGCCGGCTGGACACCGAGCTCGGCCGGCTGTTCGGCCGAGCGGCCGCCGGGGCGGTCGGCGAACTCGGTCCCGTGGACCTCGTGGTGTCCCACGGGCAGACCGTCTTTCACTGGGTCGAGGACCGGGCGGCGCTCGGCACGCTGCAACTCGGCAGCCCGGCCTGGATCGCCGAGGCGACCGGGACGCCGGTGCTGTCCGATCTCCGAACTCGCGACATCGCCCGCGGCGGGCAGGGTGCACCGTTGGCCGCGATCCTCGATTCGATGCTGGTGCTCTCCGACCGGGTACGCCGCGGTTCACTCAACCTGGGCGGCATCGCCAACATCACCGTCGCCGACCCGGACCTGGTCGCGTACGACCTCGGTCCGGCCAGCGCCCTGATGGACCTGGCGGTCAGCCGGGCGACCGGCGGCGCCGAACGGATGGACACCGACGGTCGCCGGGCGGAACGCGGTGAGATCGACCGCGACCTGTTGGACCGGCTGCTGGCCGAGCCGTACTACCGGTTGCCGCCCCCGAAGTCGACCGGCAAGGAGCTCTTCGACGCCGACTATCTCGACCGGATGGTTGCGGGCCGCCCGATCGGACTCGACGATCTCGTCGCCACGCTGACCGAGCTGACCGCGCAGTTGGTTGCCCGGGCGTGTCGGCAACATCGGCTGGCCGAACTCGTCGTGGCCGGCGGCGGCGTCGCGAATCCGACGCTGATGGCGCGCATCGAGGCTCTCGCCGGGATCCCGATGCGATCGATCGACGAGTTCGGGCTGCCCGCCCAGGCCAAGGAGGCGTACCTGATGACATTGGTCGGCTACCTCAGCTGGCACGGACTGCCGGGAACGCTGGCCTCGGCGACCGGTGCGTCATCGGTGCTGGGGTCGATCACTCCCGGTCGAGACCCGCTGCGTCTCCCGGAGACGACCCACCCCATGCCCGAGCGCCTGGTGATCATCTCCTGA
- a CDS encoding aminoglycoside phosphotransferase family protein, with protein sequence MRIPGRLLAGAGTQDWDDWLPRLPGLVNGLLEEWRLTPDGEPMAGAAAYVLPVRDGDRRPAALKVTVPHWEAEHEHLALRAWGGNGAVRLYRADPRRWAMLLERADHTRDLNRPGIGEACEIVAGLYPRLHRRAIPQLRRLSDVIGKVAGGLAGLRDHPAVPRRLADHAHSLARSFADDPNTDGRLIHTDLHFDNVLAAEREPWLVIDPKPLSGDPAYEVAPLLWNRWAEAVATHDLRGAILDRLFTVVDAAGLDEDRVRDWVIVRELSNVMYALRSGKPADDDWITMSIVIAKAMVP encoded by the coding sequence GTGAGGATTCCCGGCCGGCTGCTCGCCGGAGCGGGCACGCAGGACTGGGACGACTGGCTCCCGCGGCTGCCCGGCTTGGTCAACGGGCTGCTCGAGGAGTGGCGGTTGACACCGGACGGTGAGCCGATGGCCGGGGCGGCGGCGTACGTCCTTCCGGTCCGGGACGGGGACCGGCGCCCGGCTGCACTCAAGGTCACCGTCCCGCATTGGGAGGCCGAACACGAGCATCTGGCCCTGCGGGCGTGGGGCGGCAACGGCGCGGTCCGGCTCTACCGTGCCGACCCCCGCCGGTGGGCGATGCTGCTGGAGCGGGCCGACCACACCCGGGACCTGAACCGACCCGGCATCGGCGAAGCGTGCGAGATCGTCGCAGGTCTCTATCCGCGGCTGCACCGGCGGGCGATTCCCCAACTGCGCAGGCTCTCCGACGTCATCGGCAAGGTGGCGGGCGGGCTGGCGGGACTGCGTGATCATCCCGCCGTGCCACGCCGGCTGGCCGATCACGCGCATTCGCTGGCCCGCAGCTTCGCCGACGATCCGAACACCGATGGTCGATTGATCCACACCGACCTGCACTTCGACAACGTGCTGGCCGCCGAGCGTGAACCGTGGCTGGTGATCGATCCCAAGCCGCTGTCCGGTGATCCCGCCTACGAGGTGGCCCCGCTGCTGTGGAACCGCTGGGCGGAGGCGGTGGCCACCCATGATCTTCGCGGCGCGATCCTCGACCGGTTGTTCACCGTCGTCGACGCCGCCGGACTCGACGAGGACCGGGTACGCGACTGGGTGATCGTCCGCGAACTCAGCAACGTGATGTACGCCCTCCGCAGCGGCAAGCCCGCCGATGACGACTGGATCACCATGTCGATCGTGATCGCCAAGGCGATGGTCCCCTGA
- a CDS encoding glycoside hydrolase domain-containing protein, producing MEESVSWALEGYINDFGLANQAAALAAAPETPDDLRRRLAEESEYLLRRSRNYLLLFDPKIDFFQGRRADGTFAKTPEDFDPCEWGGDFTETDGWNFAFHVPHDGAGLAALYGGPAALEEKLDAFFATPERADKKGTYSTVIHEMLEARAIRMGQYGFSNQPAHHIAYLYNSAGAPQKTQAVVREVLQRLFVGEQIGQGYPGDEDNGEMSAWYLFSALGLYPLRVGSAEYAIGSPLFAEARVTPAGGKPFMITASNTGPDNVYLRSAMINDQPITAPSISHADLVGGRLHYELSPEPSDWGTAEPAPSITSPGEAAVPLLDLCVVPDGPAAALFDDDSRTEFALTGEPIAWALDEPATPAFYTLTSGAGPADPTGWRLEGSLDAREWFVLDERSGESFDWRRQTRPFKIDRPRAATHYRLTGIAADSGAALAEIELLA from the coding sequence GTGGAGGAGAGCGTCTCCTGGGCGCTGGAGGGCTACATCAACGACTTCGGCCTGGCCAACCAGGCAGCCGCGCTGGCGGCGGCACCGGAGACGCCCGATGATCTTCGCCGACGTCTCGCCGAGGAGTCGGAATACCTGCTCCGGCGCAGCCGCAACTATCTGCTGCTCTTCGATCCGAAGATCGACTTCTTCCAGGGCCGCAGAGCGGACGGCACCTTCGCCAAGACGCCCGAGGATTTCGATCCGTGCGAATGGGGCGGCGACTTCACCGAGACCGACGGCTGGAACTTCGCCTTCCATGTGCCGCACGACGGTGCCGGGCTGGCGGCGCTCTACGGCGGTCCGGCGGCGCTGGAGGAGAAGCTTGACGCCTTCTTCGCCACCCCGGAGCGGGCGGACAAGAAGGGCACCTACTCCACCGTCATCCACGAGATGCTCGAGGCGCGGGCGATCCGGATGGGGCAGTACGGGTTCAGCAACCAGCCGGCCCACCACATCGCGTACCTCTACAACTCCGCGGGGGCACCACAGAAGACCCAGGCCGTCGTCCGTGAGGTGTTGCAGCGGCTCTTCGTCGGCGAGCAGATTGGTCAGGGCTATCCCGGCGACGAGGACAACGGTGAGATGTCGGCCTGGTACCTGTTCAGCGCACTCGGCCTATATCCGCTGCGGGTGGGATCAGCCGAGTACGCGATCGGCTCGCCGTTGTTCGCTGAAGCACGGGTGACACCGGCCGGCGGCAAGCCGTTCATGATCACGGCGAGCAACACCGGACCGGACAACGTCTACCTGCGGTCGGCCATGATCAACGACCAGCCGATCACGGCGCCGTCGATCAGCCATGCTGATCTTGTCGGTGGCCGCCTGCATTACGAGCTGAGCCCGGAACCGTCGGACTGGGGAACCGCCGAGCCGGCGCCGTCGATCACCTCGCCCGGGGAAGCCGCGGTTCCGCTGCTCGACCTGTGCGTTGTCCCGGACGGGCCGGCGGCTGCACTCTTCGACGACGACTCGCGGACCGAGTTCGCGTTGACCGGCGAGCCGATCGCCTGGGCGCTCGACGAACCGGCGACGCCTGCGTTCTACACCCTCACCTCCGGCGCAGGCCCTGCCGATCCGACCGGCTGGCGGTTGGAAGGTTCGCTGGACGCACGGGAGTGGTTCGTACTGGACGAGCGCAGCGGCGAGTCGTTCGATTGGCGCCGCCAGACGCGGCCGTTCAAGATCGACCGTCCCCGAGCGGCGACCCACTATCGGCTGACCGGCATCGCTGCAGACAGCGGAGCCGCGTTGGCCGAAATCGAGTTGTTGGCGTGA
- a CDS encoding glycoside hydrolase domain-containing protein — MHRYGRLSAVIIDVGGPIGGATSRDGAGFISPTAFGYRGSGGGSEPIAVDDLIGRTVAPGDRLRYAIYPELDPELTYTATYAAVDLRFSDGTRLFDLDTTDQYGMPADAAGRGRSKISYADQWNDVQVALDVAAGRTIEQVLIRVEPPESALGNEYRGWVDVLELGPAPAEPDGTDRCAYVDTRRGTNASGGFSRGNNLPITAWPNGFNFLTPVTDAVTHRWPYEYHRANNADNRPELQGIAFSHQPSPWMGDRDQLIFMPVAAAQPIGDPAERALAFSHDDEIARPDVYQVRLAGDHCAEVAPTDHGAIFRFTFAAGSPGRHVVIDTIDENGSFRYADGALTGWVENGSPFGRARMYCYGTFDVEPSRFGPTVGGRVNTRAATFDPGTSQVVLRLATSFIGTDQARRNLEPELAGHGFDAIRERANRSWNERLSVITVADATPPQLRTLYGCLYRLNLYPNSQFENVGTAGQPEYRYASPVLPTEGEADDDHTNAVIRSGKIYVNNGFWDTYRTAWPAYALFYPTLAAELVDGFVQQFRDGGWVARWSSPGYADLMTGTSSDVAFADAYLKGAPLPDPLGTYFAGLRNATVTPDNPAVGRKGGGGRHLPRLRQHRGGGERLLGAGGLHQRLRPGQPGSRAGGGTGDAR, encoded by the coding sequence GTGCATCGGTACGGAAGACTGTCGGCTGTGATCATCGACGTCGGCGGACCGATTGGCGGAGCGACGAGCAGGGACGGTGCCGGATTCATCAGTCCGACAGCATTCGGCTACCGCGGTTCAGGCGGTGGGTCCGAGCCGATCGCCGTCGACGACCTGATCGGACGGACCGTTGCGCCCGGGGACCGGCTGCGCTACGCGATCTACCCCGAACTGGATCCCGAGCTGACCTACACCGCGACCTACGCAGCCGTCGATCTGCGATTCAGTGACGGTACCCGGCTCTTTGATCTCGACACCACCGACCAGTACGGAATGCCCGCCGACGCCGCGGGGCGCGGTCGGTCCAAGATCAGCTACGCCGACCAGTGGAACGACGTCCAGGTGGCGCTGGACGTCGCGGCGGGCAGGACGATCGAGCAGGTGCTGATTCGCGTCGAACCGCCGGAATCGGCACTGGGCAACGAATATCGTGGTTGGGTCGATGTTCTCGAACTCGGGCCGGCACCGGCAGAGCCTGACGGAACCGACCGCTGCGCCTATGTCGACACCCGTCGCGGCACCAATGCCAGCGGCGGCTTCTCCCGCGGCAACAACCTACCGATCACGGCCTGGCCCAACGGCTTCAACTTCCTGACGCCGGTGACCGATGCGGTCACCCACCGCTGGCCATACGAATACCACCGGGCCAACAACGCCGACAACCGTCCGGAGCTGCAGGGCATCGCCTTCTCCCACCAACCGAGTCCGTGGATGGGCGACCGGGACCAGTTGATCTTCATGCCGGTCGCGGCGGCGCAACCGATCGGTGACCCCGCGGAACGCGCGCTGGCGTTCAGTCATGATGACGAGATCGCTCGGCCCGATGTCTATCAGGTGCGGTTGGCCGGGGATCACTGCGCGGAGGTGGCACCGACCGATCACGGCGCGATCTTCCGGTTCACCTTTGCCGCCGGATCACCCGGCCGGCACGTGGTCATCGACACCATCGACGAGAACGGCAGCTTCCGCTACGCCGACGGGGCACTCACCGGCTGGGTCGAGAACGGCTCACCCTTCGGCCGCGCCCGGATGTACTGCTACGGCACCTTCGACGTCGAACCGTCCAGGTTCGGGCCGACCGTCGGCGGCCGGGTCAACACTCGGGCCGCCACCTTTGACCCGGGCACGAGCCAGGTCGTCCTGCGCCTGGCAACCTCCTTCATCGGTACCGACCAGGCCCGGCGCAACCTCGAGCCGGAACTTGCCGGTCACGGGTTCGACGCGATCCGGGAACGGGCGAACCGGAGCTGGAACGAACGGCTCTCGGTGATCACCGTCGCCGACGCCACCCCGCCCCAACTGCGCACCCTCTACGGCTGCCTCTACCGGCTCAACCTGTATCCCAACTCCCAGTTCGAGAATGTCGGCACCGCCGGCCAACCGGAGTATCGGTACGCCAGCCCGGTGCTCCCCACCGAGGGGGAGGCCGATGATGATCACACCAACGCCGTGATCAGATCCGGAAAGATCTATGTGAACAACGGCTTCTGGGACACCTACCGCACAGCCTGGCCGGCGTACGCGCTGTTCTACCCGACGCTGGCCGCCGAACTGGTCGACGGCTTCGTCCAGCAGTTCCGGGACGGCGGCTGGGTCGCCCGCTGGTCCTCACCCGGCTATGCGGACCTGATGACCGGTACCAGTTCCGACGTCGCGTTCGCCGACGCCTATCTGAAGGGAGCGCCGCTGCCCGACCCGTTGGGCACCTACTTCGCCGGACTCCGTAACGCCACAGTGACCCCCGACAACCCGGCCGTCGGCCGCAAGGGGGGCGGCGGACGGCATCTTCCGCGGCTACGTCAGCACCGAGGTGGAGGAGAGCGTCTCCTGGGCGCTGGAGGGCTACATCAACGACTTCGGCCTGGCCAACCAGGCAGCCGCGCTGGCGGCGGCACCGGAGACGCCCGATGA
- a CDS encoding glycoside hydrolase family 76 protein: MTPTDSPDQFPARSPEPSTPAHGITRRAVLAGGLGAAAALGSGFAAPALARAATGPAEFARRAAASYQAMQDNFYDPQTGFYLEQFPRVDGNPYSYVWPFSQAMVASQVMAGIPAAGRAYRSDVDDRFRALEAYWNSTTDPVGYDSYLRPPYGGGGDKFYDDNEWIGLSFLLRNNQAGGRDAAAVQKAEKIFDLVVYGWDADPSHPCPGGVFWTQATWSNDRNTVSNAPGAEIGARLYLLTGDRSRLDWANRMYQWVRSYMLAPNGLYWDHVDLAGNIQKTQWSYNQGVMIGAGALLYQATGQRSYLDQAYQTARTALDFYATDDTYFSQPAEFHAIFFANLLRLSTLRPDPAFRKAAAAYADEAHRRYQDPDTGLYHFDANPIPLLHQAAMIRIEGMLAWTPSSYGQLT, encoded by the coding sequence ATGACGCCAACTGATTCCCCCGATCAGTTCCCCGCCCGATCCCCCGAACCCTCCACCCCCGCCCACGGCATCACCCGACGAGCCGTGCTCGCCGGCGGCCTCGGCGCCGCCGCAGCCCTCGGGAGCGGGTTCGCCGCTCCGGCGCTGGCCAGAGCCGCCACCGGGCCGGCCGAGTTCGCCCGACGGGCCGCGGCCAGCTACCAGGCGATGCAGGACAACTTCTACGATCCCCAGACCGGGTTCTACCTCGAACAGTTCCCGCGTGTGGACGGCAATCCGTACAGCTACGTCTGGCCGTTCTCCCAGGCGATGGTGGCCAGCCAGGTGATGGCCGGCATCCCGGCAGCGGGACGCGCCTACCGATCGGATGTCGACGATCGGTTCCGGGCGCTGGAGGCGTACTGGAACTCCACCACGGACCCGGTGGGTTACGACTCCTACCTGCGGCCGCCGTATGGCGGCGGCGGTGACAAGTTCTACGACGACAACGAATGGATCGGGTTGTCCTTCCTGCTCCGCAACAACCAGGCGGGTGGCCGCGACGCCGCCGCTGTGCAGAAGGCCGAAAAGATCTTCGATTTGGTCGTTTACGGTTGGGACGCCGATCCGAGCCATCCCTGCCCTGGCGGCGTTTTCTGGACCCAGGCGACGTGGAGCAACGACCGGAACACCGTCTCCAATGCACCGGGGGCGGAGATCGGCGCACGGCTCTACCTGCTGACCGGTGACCGGTCCCGGCTGGATTGGGCCAACCGGATGTACCAGTGGGTGCGCAGCTACATGCTGGCTCCCAACGGCCTCTACTGGGACCATGTTGATCTTGCTGGGAACATCCAGAAGACCCAGTGGTCCTACAACCAGGGCGTGATGATCGGAGCCGGTGCGCTGCTGTACCAGGCGACAGGGCAGCGAAGCTACCTCGATCAGGCCTACCAGACCGCCAGGACCGCGCTGGACTTCTACGCAACAGACGACACCTACTTCAGCCAGCCTGCCGAGTTCCACGCGATCTTCTTCGCCAACCTGCTGAGGCTGTCCACGCTGCGCCCCGATCCCGCATTCCGCAAGGCAGCCGCGGCCTATGCCGACGAGGCGCACCGGCGGTACCAGGATCCTGACACCGGCCTCTACCACTTCGACGCCAACCCGATCCCGCTGCTGCACCAGGCGGCGATGATCAGGATCGAGGGCATGTTGGCCTGGACGCCGAGCAGCTATGGTCAACTGACCTGA
- the dacB gene encoding D-alanyl-D-alanine carboxypeptidase/D-alanyl-D-alanine-endopeptidase translates to MSAPRSLVRLAVGVITAVSVMTTAAAPPANASPDDPGLRTKIRSVLRDTRVAQGRTGAIVLDASDGRELVKRHAGWGIIPASNTKIATAVTAMHTLGPGYRFKTEVIRRGRVSSGTLSGNLYLKGYGDPTLRRSDLKKLAGRVHDAGIRTVTGALVADSSFFDNVGYNRTWNTSYADDYYAAKVSGLTLAPDADYDAGTVRINYAPGSAAGKPARISFTPKAARSYLRVSNKATTGKRGTRVTFAASRTYGSATIKLRGKVPRGRSTGHTLITVARPDLYAATVFRAELTRAGVAVRGTTKARATPAGHRTVIARDTSMTLSKLLVPFLKLSNNTHAEALTKAMGTLQGRPGNWADGLSYTRAYLKHLGAPMKHVRLHDGSGLSRGNRLTARGLARVLYRVQRAPWFDAFYAALPVAGNTKRMVGGTLRHRMNGTRAADNARAKTGTLTGVTALSGYVRGRDGRRYVFSMLSNYSGTSPRPVEDEFVRTLAARRR, encoded by the coding sequence ATGTCTGCACCCCGATCCCTCGTCCGGCTGGCCGTCGGCGTGATCACCGCGGTGTCGGTGATGACGACGGCGGCAGCGCCGCCCGCGAACGCATCGCCCGACGATCCCGGCCTGCGGACCAAGATCAGATCGGTGCTGCGGGACACCCGGGTGGCCCAGGGCAGGACGGGTGCCATCGTGCTCGACGCGAGCGACGGACGGGAGCTGGTCAAGCGGCATGCGGGGTGGGGCATCATTCCCGCCTCGAACACCAAGATCGCGACTGCCGTGACCGCGATGCACACCCTCGGGCCGGGCTACCGGTTCAAGACCGAGGTGATCCGCCGCGGACGGGTCAGCAGCGGAACGCTGTCCGGGAACCTCTACCTCAAGGGGTACGGCGACCCGACGCTGCGGCGCTCGGATCTGAAGAAGCTGGCCGGGCGGGTGCACGACGCGGGCATCCGGACCGTGACCGGTGCGCTGGTCGCCGACTCCTCGTTCTTCGACAATGTCGGCTACAACCGCACCTGGAACACCTCCTACGCCGACGACTACTACGCAGCGAAGGTCTCCGGACTGACCCTGGCCCCCGATGCCGACTACGACGCCGGGACCGTGCGGATCAACTACGCCCCCGGCAGCGCCGCGGGCAAACCGGCCCGGATCAGCTTCACGCCCAAGGCGGCCAGGTCCTACCTGCGGGTGTCGAACAAGGCGACCACCGGCAAGCGCGGGACGCGCGTCACCTTCGCGGCCTCTCGTACTTACGGCTCGGCCACCATCAAGCTCCGGGGCAAGGTGCCCCGGGGCAGGTCGACCGGCCACACCCTGATCACGGTGGCCCGGCCCGACCTGTACGCGGCCACCGTGTTCCGTGCGGAACTGACCCGGGCCGGTGTCGCCGTACGGGGCACGACGAAGGCCCGCGCCACGCCGGCCGGGCACCGTACGGTGATCGCCCGGGACACCTCGATGACCTTGTCCAAACTGCTGGTGCCGTTCCTGAAGCTGTCCAACAACACCCACGCCGAGGCGTTGACCAAGGCGATGGGCACGTTGCAGGGGCGCCCCGGGAACTGGGCCGACGGGTTGTCCTACACCAGGGCGTATCTGAAGCATCTCGGCGCCCCGATGAAGCACGTCCGGCTGCACGACGGCTCCGGTCTCAGCCGGGGCAACCGGTTGACCGCCCGTGGGCTGGCCCGCGTGCTGTACAGGGTCCAGCGGGCGCCGTGGTTCGATGCCTTCTATGCCGCGCTGCCGGTTGCCGGCAACACCAAGCGCATGGTGGGCGGCACGCTGCGGCACCGGATGAACGGGACCCGGGCGGCCGACAACGCGCGGGCCAAGACGGGCACGCTGACCGGCGTCACGGCGCTCAGCGGCTACGTCCGCGGCCGGGACGGGCGGCGGTACGTGTTCTCCATGCTGAGCAACTACTCCGGCACGTCACCACGCCCCGTCGAGGACGAGTTCGTCCGGACACTGGCCGCTCGACGACGCTGA